In Cicer arietinum cultivar CDC Frontier isolate Library 1 chromosome 7, Cicar.CDCFrontier_v2.0, whole genome shotgun sequence, a single window of DNA contains:
- the LOC101511079 gene encoding 10 kDa chaperonin 1, chloroplastic-like, with product MASTFLTLPTPFLHKTTAAASFSNRRLPLLKNNSLKVNAISKTWEPTKVVPQADRVLIRLDELKDKTAGGILLPKSAVKFERYLVGEVLNVGAEAGDSVKAGSKVLFTDVNAYEVDLGTDAKHCFCKSSDLLAVVE from the exons ATGGCATCCACATTTCTCACTCTACCAACTCCCTTCCTCCACAAAACCACCGCCGCCGCTTCTTTCTCTAACCGGAGACTCCCAC TTTTGAAGAACAACTCTTTGAAGGTTAATGCAATTTCCAAGACATGGGAACCCACTAAG GTTGTTCCTCAGGCAGATAGGGTTCTTATTCGTCTGGACGAGTTAAAAGAC AAAACTGCTGGTGGAATTTTGTTGCCTAAGTCGGCTGTTAAATTTGAGCGATATCTCGTTGGAGAA GTTCTAAATGTTGGTGCTGAGGCTGGAGATTCCGTAAAAGCTGGATCAAAG GTACTATTCACTGACGTAAATGCTTACGAG GTGGATTTGGGGACTGATGCAAAGCATTGCTTTTGTAAATCAAGTGACTTATTGGCTGTGGTTGAGTAG
- the LOC101511387 gene encoding protein TRIGALACTOSYLDIACYLGLYCEROL 4, chloroplastic translates to MAKLRTAMDSSFWDLNIASPQTIDSWAKSVPGDPFPLDASVASRQPRHEQLSQFTDRFPFCIFPSLAPSSPKELGSFSFQSLLLNLTTDNWWLGMTGQFRPRKLIVDIKNEISNADEFDLSTVKDVAKHFIDKSLYSYGLTSQFAFSPSTSMLFALEGHGEKEKRRKKVLVFHEFSDHDLTVEAAWPQLFVDHKGKYWDVPESMSVDLASLVSYSGLRYRFGIHKNNGNPQAFNATDGEPPLSLLPGLCAKAAVTYEKIKYLWRKTEIKEEDEDLADLTPYDMRLMEPHAAISGIVGSSCASWISNGRNFSGEDLAMSKRRERSRFNADLFGSVCCTFQHGRFTKNFGDLTRVDARLDISSGSGLAKKIVNGFKSSSIGVSEQPSASPRLNLIFQQQVVGPVVFRADSRILFESLTKKSGVSIEDFICSLNYSLKFLESGKIVAWYSPKRKEGMVELRLYEF, encoded by the exons ATGGCGAAACTTAGAACAGCGATGGATTCATCATTTTGGGACTTAAACATTGCATCACCTCAAACAATTGACAGTTGGGCGAAGTCTGTTCCTGGTGACCCTTTTCCTCTTGACGCTTCTGTTGCAAGCAGACAGCCTCGCCATGAACAACTTTCACAATTCACCGATCGCTTTCCATTCTGCATTTTTCCTTCTTTAGCTCCTTCTTCTCCTAAGGAATTGGGTTCCTTTTCTTTTCAGTCACTTCTCCTTAATCTCACCACCGATAATTG GTGGCTTGGAATGACTGGACAATTTCGTCCGAGGAAACTGATAGTTGATATAAAAAATGAGATTTCTAATGCTGATGAATTCGATCTCTCCACAGTTAAGGATGTTGCAAAGCATTTCATTGACAAGTCACTTTATTCATACGGGTTAACCTCGCAGTTTGCCTTTTCTCCTTCAACGTCCATGCTGTTTGCTTTAGAGGGTCACGGTGAGAAAGAAAAGCGCCGCAAAAAAGTGTTGGTTTTTCACGAG TTTTCCGATCACGATCTTACGGTGGAGGCAGCATGGCCACAATTGTTTGTTGACCACAAAGGAAAATATTGGGATGTTCCTGAGTCTATGTCAGTTGATTTGGCATCCCTTGTGTCTTATTCCGGATTGCGATACCGCTTTGGGATACATAAGAACAATGGTAATCCCCAGGCGTTTAATGCAACTGATGGCGAACCTCCGTTGTCTTTACTGCCAGGGTTATGTGCCAAGGCTGCCGTTACTTATGAGAAGATCAAGTACTTATGGAGAAAAACGGAGATTAAGGAGGAAGACGAAGATTTGGCTGATTTGACTCCATACGATATGCGACTTATGGAACCTCATGCAGCAATATCTGGAATTGTTG GTAGCTCCTGTGCTTCCTGGATTTCGAATGGGAGAAACTTTTCTGGAGAAGATCTAGCCATGTCAAAGAGAAGAGAGAGATCACGATTTAATGCCGATTTGTTTGGTTCAGTTTGCTGTACTTTTCAGCATGGAAGATTCACAAAGAATTTTGGGGACTTAACCAGGGTAGATGCTCGTCTAGATATATCTTCAGGTTCAGGACTTGCAAAGAAGATTGTGAATGGTTTCAAGAGTTCTAGCATCGGTGTTAGTGAACAGCCGTCAGCCTCACCTCGgctcaatttaatttttcaacagCAG GTTGTAGGGCCAGTTGTCTTTCGAGCGGATTCCCGAATTTTGTTCGAGTCTTTAACCAAGAAAAGCGGTGTCTCGATTGAAGATTTCATTTGCAGCTTGAATTACTCCTTGAAGTTTTTGGAGTCTGGAAAGATTGTTGCTTGGTATTCACCAAAAAGGAAAGAAGGGATGGTCGAATTGCGGTTATACGAGTTTTAA